A genomic stretch from Telmatocola sphagniphila includes:
- a CDS encoding alkaline phosphatase family protein codes for MPTKSLIALSALGLCCLALFAGLDPRSRGQAPAEGKPQTKAEVREPRVLPGLLKTGFVQLPNQWKLRPTGRQVEVGDLPTNIAVHPSGQYIAAITGGYKAHEIIILDAAKSKQKVLSQVVVDQTFTGLCFSKDGKKLYVSGGEMEVIHEYDFTRGLLSNAQSINLAGIAPKSVVGGLSMDANGRELFCCQTWGDNVIRIPVDNPANRTVIAMAGPKTKPEPKKDIKPLGELPSPSDNRKDPTTETKKESPPKSLANPCHPYLAVADKDNKKLYVSLWMASCVAVIDLETNEVTGHLPTASHPTELILSPDSTTLYVACANSTQVHVFDTTNGKPLQVINAAIHPNAPNGNTPCSLCLTPDGEMLFVANSDANNLAVFNVSDPQLAKPLGFIPTGWYPTSVRFNPVTKQLAIANGKGLSSKANRGGPGPYSRGSLKEYIGELLNGTIGFLEMPNPRELANYTKTAYLCSPLQKDSAVNADNVEPGNPIPVKLGGASPIKHVIYIIKENRTYDQVFGDLPQGNGEPELCLFPEAITANHHKLAKEFVLLDNFYADGEVSADGHEWSMGAYATDFVERAWPLSYRGSPKNRFGYPSEGAIDYMSRPSGGYIWDKAAEAGVSYFTFGEWVNNVGIVKPDGTFADCKASVPAIEGHFDPQFRAYDLEYPDVKRAERFIAKWKEFEAKGEAPRLTILKLPNDHTSGTRVGKPTPTAMVADNDLALGRAVEAVTNSIFWKDTAIFVLEDDTQNGPDHVDAHRCPVLVISPYTKRQYVDSTLYSTTSMLHTMELILGLKPMSQFDAAARPLYASFTAKPDFTPYKSVEPKTDLKAKNVAGAFGAVWSELANLEKEDQADDLKFNEVIWKSVKGAQSAIPAPVRAAFFYSTKKEDDDDDDEDDK; via the coding sequence ATGCCGACCAAATCTCTGATTGCATTGAGCGCGCTGGGCCTCTGCTGTCTGGCCTTATTTGCCGGGCTCGATCCCCGCTCGAGAGGACAGGCTCCCGCCGAAGGAAAGCCCCAGACGAAAGCCGAAGTCAGAGAGCCGCGCGTCCTTCCCGGTTTGTTGAAAACGGGATTCGTACAGCTTCCCAATCAATGGAAATTGCGTCCCACGGGTCGGCAGGTGGAAGTCGGCGATCTGCCGACCAATATCGCCGTGCATCCTTCCGGCCAGTACATCGCGGCCATAACCGGCGGCTACAAAGCCCACGAAATCATCATTCTCGATGCGGCGAAATCCAAACAGAAAGTCCTGTCGCAGGTCGTGGTCGATCAAACTTTCACCGGGCTCTGCTTCTCGAAAGACGGCAAAAAACTCTATGTTTCCGGCGGCGAAATGGAGGTCATTCACGAGTACGACTTCACGCGGGGACTCCTCTCCAACGCTCAGAGCATCAATCTCGCCGGGATCGCCCCCAAATCGGTCGTGGGCGGACTTTCGATGGATGCCAATGGCCGTGAACTTTTCTGTTGCCAGACCTGGGGGGATAATGTCATCCGTATTCCCGTCGATAATCCGGCTAATCGCACAGTGATTGCCATGGCCGGACCCAAGACTAAGCCCGAACCCAAGAAAGATATTAAGCCGCTCGGGGAACTCCCCAGCCCCAGCGACAATCGCAAAGATCCGACTACGGAGACCAAGAAAGAATCCCCACCCAAGTCTCTGGCAAACCCCTGCCATCCGTATCTGGCCGTTGCGGATAAGGACAACAAGAAACTCTACGTCAGCCTCTGGATGGCCTCCTGCGTCGCTGTGATCGATCTGGAAACCAACGAGGTGACGGGTCACCTTCCAACTGCGAGTCATCCAACAGAGTTGATCCTGAGCCCCGACAGCACGACGCTTTATGTCGCTTGTGCCAACTCCACTCAGGTTCACGTCTTCGACACCACCAACGGCAAGCCGTTGCAGGTGATCAACGCGGCCATCCATCCCAACGCGCCTAATGGCAACACCCCCTGCAGCCTCTGCCTGACACCGGATGGCGAGATGCTATTCGTAGCCAATTCCGATGCGAATAATCTGGCGGTTTTCAATGTCAGCGATCCGCAACTGGCCAAACCACTCGGCTTCATTCCCACCGGTTGGTACCCGACCAGCGTGCGGTTTAACCCGGTGACCAAACAGCTGGCCATCGCCAACGGCAAAGGACTTTCTTCGAAGGCCAATCGCGGTGGACCCGGGCCTTACTCTCGCGGCAGTCTGAAAGAATACATCGGTGAGTTGCTCAACGGTACCATTGGCTTCCTGGAAATGCCGAATCCGCGTGAGCTGGCCAACTACACCAAGACGGCTTATCTGTGCAGTCCCCTGCAAAAAGACAGCGCGGTTAATGCGGATAATGTGGAACCGGGAAATCCCATTCCGGTCAAGCTCGGCGGTGCTTCTCCGATTAAGCACGTCATCTACATCATCAAGGAAAACCGCACTTACGATCAAGTTTTCGGGGACTTGCCGCAGGGCAATGGCGAACCGGAACTCTGTCTGTTCCCCGAAGCCATCACGGCCAATCATCACAAACTGGCGAAAGAGTTCGTCTTGCTGGATAACTTTTATGCCGACGGGGAAGTGAGTGCCGATGGACACGAATGGTCGATGGGCGCTTATGCCACCGATTTCGTGGAGCGGGCCTGGCCTCTGAGTTATCGGGGCAGCCCGAAAAATCGTTTCGGATATCCCAGCGAGGGAGCAATCGATTACATGTCCCGACCCAGCGGTGGATACATCTGGGACAAAGCCGCTGAAGCGGGCGTAAGTTACTTCACCTTCGGGGAATGGGTGAACAACGTGGGGATAGTCAAGCCCGATGGAACTTTCGCCGACTGCAAGGCGAGCGTACCCGCGATCGAAGGTCATTTCGATCCGCAGTTCCGGGCCTACGATCTCGAGTATCCGGACGTCAAACGGGCCGAACGGTTCATCGCCAAGTGGAAGGAATTCGAAGCCAAAGGCGAAGCTCCCCGACTGACGATTTTGAAACTGCCCAACGATCACACCTCCGGCACGCGCGTCGGCAAACCGACGCCGACCGCGATGGTAGCCGATAACGACCTGGCTTTGGGCCGCGCGGTCGAAGCCGTGACCAACAGCATATTCTGGAAGGATACGGCCATCTTCGTACTCGAAGACGATACCCAGAACGGACCGGATCACGTCGATGCCCACCGCTGCCCCGTGCTGGTGATCTCGCCCTACACCAAACGTCAGTACGTCGATTCCACGCTCTACTCGACGACCAGTATGCTGCACACCATGGAATTGATTTTGGGACTGAAACCGATGAGCCAGTTCGATGCCGCCGCACGACCACTCTATGCCAGCTTTACCGCCAAGCCGGATTTCACACCGTACAAATCGGTGGAGCCGAAAACCGATCTGAAGGCAAAAAATGTGGCGGGGGCCTTTGGCGCTGTCTGGAGCGAGTTGGCCAATCTCGAGAAGGAAGATCAGGCCGACGATCTGAAGTTCAATGAAGTCATTTGGAAATCGGTGAAGGGGGCTCAAAGTGCTATTCCCGCGCCGGTGCGGGCTGCCTTCTTCTACTCGACCAAGAAAGAGGACGATGACGACGACGATGAGGACGACAAGTAA